The DNA region TATTCGTATGgacaacaaaggaaaactaTCACAAAATCCCTAAATCTACCGAGTCGACAAGAAAGCAAATGTACTTCGAATCTACAGAAGAAAGCATTTCGCCTGCCCCAGATCAATGTGAAACGCGAATCATTCAGTGTTTGCCAGAGATACCATTCCCGCGATAACCTTTGCAAAACCAACAAATTTGATAACAACTCGTCTTCATTTAACTCATTTGCGGCGAAAAAGGTCACCTTTCAAGACACGGCGAAGTTACCCGGAGATGGGCCTGACTTATATTCCTCTAAAAGGCTCTTACAGTCCCTACGAATTCTTGATCTTGACATATCGAGAAAGAAACCAAGGTTTCAGCGAGATAACAGTTTAAGGATTTGTCCCGTGGAGCTATCACCAAGACCCACAAGAAATATCATCAGAAAGGACACAATAACTTTGTCAAAGCCTAGGATCAAAGCGACATATCCCACACTACGACTGACAACTATCGATAAAAACgcaattttcactttttcgcCGTCTCCAACGGTGAGCTTCGAGTCTTTAGATTCTATAATCGGAGGGCCGCCCACCCTGACACATCCACCACCAGACATTCTCTCCTCTCGTTCACCCTCAGAACTTGAGCTTACACCTCCACCAACGCCTTAGTGCTTCAACGATTGGAAAAAGAGGAATGTCTTAACTAGTGACGATACAGCGATATGGTACGGAAATTAAGTGCCACTTATTCTGGAATT from Pocillopora verrucosa isolate sample1 chromosome 1, ASM3666991v2, whole genome shotgun sequence includes:
- the LOC131796655 gene encoding uncharacterized protein, producing MAMNVRKLNSSHYDKEKKLYAPEMAQREEKCFPIITKSYSYGQQRKTITKSLNLPSRQESKCTSNLQKKAFRLPQINVKRESFSVCQRYHSRDNLCKTNKFDNNSSSFNSFAAKKVTFQDTAKLPGDGPDLYSSKRLLQSLRILDLDISRKKPRFQRDNSLRICPVELSPRPTRNIIRKDTITLSKPRIKATYPTLRLTTIDKNAIFTFSPSPTVSFESLDSIIGGPPTLTHPPPDILSSRSPSELELTPPPTP